One Desulfovibrio desulfuricans DNA window includes the following coding sequences:
- a CDS encoding glycosyltransferase → MINKIILYSGTHEQFFFSFLNKTFHEKLTELGFFFAEDFCSTAHSSAYITKINELCEKHGDSRLPAALRNIEKEATGHEAHTLCLGLLSIRPRVYAFRNLVQACRHIFPDATLSIALDKSQRDDIIFERYYSYTSFRLCNLEFNRFYNVRNTFCENNFSDFIKYLLRTFDQKNNSLITIEDVAALLHIDIKNPLWVNSYQPLCFPMIPREVLSFAQTTLMDNTLPLPPNTVFHWPTQLHRFINSDYPASPHSLLGPKRRTELLAQRQADNLEAARLLGQERLFDEPEPEPDWQPFLGLDAATAFNIAQHLDTDFAQARLAELDAIPAHFLQHDQRLVQQALHDVCDNTAEPLPSSISIAPEPRLSVLTLAYNHAEFIARNIESVLAQQTSFPVQHIIADDGSTDGTQKIILDFAARYPHIVPVFRKDRNKAGWRNVQALFDMCRTEYAALCDGDDYFADPAKLQIQVEFLDQHKDCALCFHPVKVVYEDDSKHERVYPPVEQLPRGIKPFYYLSDLLKCNIIQTNSVVYRWRFRNGLPEWFRPDCCPGDWYWHLLHAELGKIGFINKIMSVYRRHKKGIYYLSEVDRLKHRATVGQKEIEVYDIINKHFDNKYKSILLDLVNGVFADCLMYDSSREQDEEFNPVLPTLVEKYPDFARHFLESLKLVSAKNTPVA, encoded by the coding sequence ATGATAAACAAAATAATTCTCTATTCAGGCACTCATGAGCAGTTTTTTTTCTCGTTTCTAAACAAAACATTTCATGAAAAATTGACTGAATTAGGATTTTTTTTCGCTGAAGATTTTTGCTCAACAGCACACAGCTCCGCATATATTACCAAGATAAATGAACTGTGCGAAAAGCATGGAGACAGCAGACTGCCAGCAGCTCTACGAAACATTGAGAAGGAAGCAACCGGGCACGAGGCCCATACGCTATGCTTGGGCCTACTTTCTATCCGGCCAAGAGTATACGCCTTCCGCAATCTTGTGCAGGCATGCAGACATATTTTTCCGGACGCGACGCTGAGCATTGCTCTCGATAAATCACAACGCGATGATATAATATTTGAACGTTACTATTCATATACTTCGTTTCGTCTTTGCAATCTTGAATTTAACCGCTTTTATAACGTAAGAAATACTTTTTGCGAAAACAATTTCAGCGATTTCATTAAATATTTGCTGCGCACTTTTGATCAAAAAAACAACTCGCTTATAACAATTGAAGATGTAGCGGCCTTACTGCATATAGATATAAAAAATCCACTTTGGGTAAACAGTTATCAGCCTCTGTGCTTTCCGATGATTCCACGCGAAGTCCTCAGTTTTGCCCAGACAACGTTGATGGATAATACCCTTCCACTGCCTCCCAATACTGTCTTCCATTGGCCCACCCAGCTTCACCGGTTTATAAACAGCGACTATCCGGCTTCACCTCATAGCCTGCTTGGGCCAAAACGCCGCACGGAGCTGCTGGCGCAGCGGCAGGCGGACAATCTGGAGGCTGCCCGGCTGCTGGGCCAGGAGCGCCTTTTTGACGAACCGGAGCCGGAGCCGGATTGGCAACCTTTTTTGGGGCTTGATGCAGCAACCGCCTTCAACATAGCACAGCATCTGGATACGGACTTCGCCCAGGCACGTCTGGCTGAACTGGACGCCATACCTGCGCATTTCCTCCAGCACGACCAGCGCCTTGTGCAGCAAGCCCTCCACGATGTTTGCGACAACACAGCAGAACCGTTGCCCTCCAGCATCAGCATAGCGCCAGAGCCACGGCTGTCAGTGCTCACTCTTGCATACAACCATGCGGAGTTTATTGCCCGAAACATTGAAAGCGTTCTAGCACAGCAAACCAGCTTTCCTGTTCAGCATATCATTGCCGATGACGGGTCAACCGATGGCACGCAGAAAATCATTTTGGACTTTGCGGCCCGATACCCACATATTGTGCCCGTATTTCGCAAGGACAGAAACAAGGCCGGCTGGAGAAACGTTCAGGCTCTTTTTGACATGTGCCGTACGGAGTACGCGGCGCTGTGCGATGGGGACGATTACTTTGCCGACCCCGCGAAACTACAAATTCAGGTAGAGTTTCTGGATCAGCACAAGGACTGCGCCCTGTGTTTCCACCCTGTTAAGGTCGTGTACGAGGACGACTCAAAACACGAGCGTGTATACCCACCTGTGGAGCAGCTTCCGCGCGGTATCAAACCTTTTTATTATTTAAGCGACTTGCTCAAATGCAATATTATCCAAACCAACTCTGTTGTGTACCGCTGGCGGTTTCGGAACGGACTGCCCGAGTGGTTCAGACCCGATTGCTGCCCTGGTGACTGGTACTGGCATCTGCTCCATGCAGAATTGGGAAAGATCGGCTTTATCAACAAGATAATGAGTGTGTATCGCAGACACAAAAAAGGCATTTACTATCTTTCAGAAGTGGATCGCCTGAAGCATAGGGCTACAGTAGGCCAGAAAGAAATTGAGGTTTACGACATCATCAATAAACACTTTGACAATAAATACAAATCAATTCTCCTCGATCTTGTTAACGGTGTGTTTGCAGATTGCCTCATGTATGATTCCAGCAGAGAACAAGATGAAGAATTTAATCCTGTTCTACCCACGTTGGTCGAAAAGTACCCCGATTTTGCCCGCCATTTTCTCGAATCGTTGAAACTGGTGAGTGCAAAAAATACCCCCGTCGCCTGA
- a CDS encoding TIGR04326 family surface carbohydrate biosynthesis protein: MECLHIVDAMPPPQCSGKILLWDRFSENDSIDSILDLQERYFHDTRAEFLCFVHNFGEHSINGRPLRDYLRLPDGFSLWWLTRIFERHPAFFGANLFEVFKLRALEHLLLGMQPSSVCLHTNNTQLARTVRELCKSQRIPFEHFAPMQANPAGAYQAGRCVPSSTDSATTATTGASPLQDILTRLRRSAIANRTINAFQITRHAWHWWRKVRSLFPRAPKVAKRSGLLLGTWFPNVDANAAKQGRFRSKYWESIHDIIPECGKPVHWFFIHGDPVSKAPENIRLRDNLLQNEPDNVDMTFLEECLTPRGALRAWLWAMRVAWNARGLLRYLPATMRWPDSCLNVYPLLAGIWKESTQGEHLMRMCFTLEGIRRYCALVGPQDTVVTSSELQSWERLLFREQRNLGCRRIYAAQHSVIRDADFRFFVAQPTWDINEFCQCMPDRFFCNSDGAYQAMHKSGFPEHRLGMLEATRFIGISASMPPLHGTLFRRILVATSYFAQEALRTLTILAQAMRLSDHPLLGNVLIKPHPYLPVDAMLAQLFDTPPRQVSGSIESHMTPGTVVVADSATSVGLLACYRELPLIECVPENNFDMSITQGVAERVSVKNASELVQALHTIKPTRANNFFCITLGMPRWHNLLSGSNI; encoded by the coding sequence ATGGAATGTTTGCACATTGTTGACGCAATGCCGCCGCCCCAATGTAGCGGGAAAATACTTCTGTGGGATCGTTTTTCAGAAAATGATTCCATAGACAGTATTCTTGACCTGCAAGAACGCTATTTTCATGATACACGGGCGGAATTTCTTTGCTTTGTGCACAATTTTGGCGAGCATTCCATAAATGGCCGCCCATTGCGCGATTATCTACGGCTGCCTGACGGTTTCTCCCTCTGGTGGCTGACGCGAATTTTTGAACGGCATCCAGCATTCTTTGGGGCCAACCTGTTTGAAGTTTTCAAGCTGCGCGCGCTGGAACATCTGTTGCTCGGCATGCAACCGTCTTCTGTTTGCCTGCACACAAACAATACGCAGCTTGCGCGTACTGTGCGCGAACTCTGCAAAAGCCAGCGTATTCCCTTTGAGCACTTTGCGCCAATGCAGGCAAACCCCGCGGGCGCGTATCAAGCAGGCCGTTGCGTACCCTCCAGCACAGATTCCGCCACTACCGCCACAACTGGCGCATCCCCCCTTCAGGACATACTGACCCGCCTTCGCCGCAGCGCAATAGCCAACCGGACAATAAACGCATTCCAGATCACTCGCCACGCATGGCACTGGTGGCGCAAAGTTCGTTCACTATTTCCCAGAGCACCCAAAGTTGCCAAGCGCTCCGGCCTGCTGCTCGGCACCTGGTTTCCCAATGTAGACGCAAACGCGGCAAAACAGGGGCGCTTTCGTTCAAAATATTGGGAAAGTATCCACGATATTATCCCAGAATGCGGCAAGCCTGTGCACTGGTTCTTCATTCACGGCGACCCTGTGAGCAAGGCCCCGGAAAATATCCGCCTGCGCGACAACTTGTTGCAGAACGAACCAGACAATGTCGATATGACCTTTCTGGAAGAATGCCTCACCCCGCGGGGAGCTTTAAGGGCATGGCTGTGGGCCATGCGTGTTGCCTGGAATGCACGGGGATTATTGCGGTATTTGCCAGCAACGATGCGCTGGCCCGATTCATGCCTCAACGTGTATCCCCTGCTGGCTGGCATCTGGAAGGAATCCACCCAGGGCGAGCACCTGATGCGCATGTGCTTCACCCTGGAAGGCATACGCCGCTATTGCGCCCTTGTTGGCCCTCAGGACACCGTTGTAACCTCATCTGAGCTGCAATCATGGGAAAGGCTGCTATTCCGAGAGCAACGCAACCTTGGCTGTAGGCGCATCTACGCTGCCCAGCATTCCGTCATCCGGGATGCGGACTTTCGTTTTTTTGTTGCACAACCTACCTGGGATATTAACGAATTTTGCCAGTGCATGCCTGACAGATTTTTCTGCAACAGCGACGGCGCGTATCAAGCCATGCACAAGAGCGGCTTTCCCGAGCACCGCCTTGGCATGCTGGAAGCAACACGCTTTATCGGCATATCCGCATCAATGCCGCCGCTGCATGGCACGCTGTTCAGGCGCATTCTTGTCGCAACTTCCTACTTTGCACAGGAAGCACTGCGAACACTGACCATTCTGGCGCAGGCCATGCGCCTGTCAGACCACCCGCTGCTGGGCAACGTGCTTATCAAACCGCACCCATACCTTCCTGTGGACGCCATGCTGGCCCAATTATTTGATACTCCGCCAAGGCAGGTTTCCGGCTCCATCGAAAGCCACATGACGCCAGGCACGGTTGTTGTGGCCGACAGCGCAACCTCTGTGGGATTGCTCGCTTGCTATAGAGAATTGCCACTTATAGAATGCGTCCCTGAAAACAATTTTGACATGAGCATTACACAAGGTGTGGCGGAAAGAGTTTCTGTCAAAAATGCAAGTGAACTTGTTCAAGCGCTGCACACAATAAAACCAACCAGAGCAAACAACTTTTTTTGCATTACTCTGGGCATGCCTCGCTGGCATAACCTGCTTTCTGGATCCAACATTTAA
- a CDS encoding methyltransferase domain-containing protein yields MRRSYQWHWHYIPFFAFSKLSFFKIADKLFYNSFYEEFQKRYTSPDQLSETYKLFKEESLDNILQNIDVDSEKKVLSISCGNGYVEHRLLQERPNITLYCTELSEEIPSFLDKNFLKNNLRIGFVPECLKKEDKFDIIYIIEVDYSMSNTQWVDLLKSLGDYLNKDGIIIIHSTYEHYYFSIRRYIEQFISTIPTLVNHFLLKKPVQLWGWKRSIQEHIALCKKAGLHEIDIQTNDGALVLTYFKARHDKRNKALRECYLRMAKKISGEKVWFWGAGAAYEYYKQSVACLCPQGMILSPEFAQATPSVDGISVIPPQVAADQNKNIPIILFTRAQHHDAMLRNIWEYFGSNANIHPVILY; encoded by the coding sequence ATGAGGCGTTCATATCAATGGCACTGGCACTATATTCCGTTTTTTGCGTTTTCAAAACTTTCTTTTTTTAAAATTGCTGATAAATTATTTTATAACTCCTTTTATGAAGAATTTCAGAAAAGATACACTTCCCCAGATCAACTTAGTGAAACCTACAAGTTGTTTAAGGAGGAATCTCTTGATAACATTCTCCAAAATATCGACGTAGATTCTGAAAAAAAAGTTCTAAGTATTTCTTGCGGAAATGGATATGTTGAGCACAGATTATTGCAAGAGCGGCCCAATATAACACTATACTGCACAGAATTATCTGAAGAAATACCATCGTTTTTAGACAAGAATTTTTTGAAAAATAACTTGCGTATCGGGTTTGTTCCAGAATGTCTTAAGAAAGAAGACAAATTTGATATTATATATATCATTGAAGTTGATTATTCCATGTCAAATACACAATGGGTAGATCTTTTAAAAAGCCTTGGCGACTATCTAAATAAAGACGGCATCATAATAATCCATTCAACATATGAACATTATTATTTTTCTATACGCAGATACATTGAACAGTTTATTTCAACAATCCCAACCCTGGTTAATCATTTTTTACTAAAAAAGCCTGTTCAATTATGGGGATGGAAAAGATCAATACAAGAGCATATCGCGCTATGTAAAAAGGCTGGCCTCCATGAAATCGATATTCAGACCAATGACGGGGCACTGGTTCTGACATACTTCAAAGCAAGACACGACAAAAGAAACAAAGCATTGCGGGAATGCTACCTCCGCATGGCTAAAAAAATTTCTGGCGAAAAAGTCTGGTTTTGGGGAGCTGGAGCAGCTTATGAATATTACAAACAGAGCGTTGCATGCCTCTGCCCTCAAGGCATGATTCTGTCACCAGAATTTGCACAAGCAACGCCAAGCGTTGATGGCATTTCCGTGATCCCCCCGCAAGTTGCGGCAGACCAAAATAAAAACATACCTATAATTTTATTCACCCGAGCACAGCATCACGACGCCATGCTAAGAAATATATGGGAATATTTTGGAAGCAATGCCAACATACATCCAGTCATTTTATACTAA